One part of the Eptesicus fuscus isolate TK198812 chromosome 2, DD_ASM_mEF_20220401, whole genome shotgun sequence genome encodes these proteins:
- the ADD1 gene encoding alpha-adducin isoform X3: MNGDTQAAVVTSPPPTTAPHKERYFDRVDENNPEYLRERNMAPDLRQDFNMMEQKKRVSMILQSPAFCEELESMIQEQFKKGKNPTGLLALQQIADFMTTNAPSVYPAAPQGGMAALNMSLGMVTPVNDLRGSDSIAYDKGEKLLRCKLAAFYRLADLFGWSQLIYNHITTRVSSEQEHFLIVPFGLLYSEVTASSLVKINLQGDVVDRGSTNLGVNQAGFTLHSAIYAARPDVKCVVHIHTPAGAAVSAMKCGLLPISPEALSLGEVAYHDYHGILVDEEEKVLIQKNLGPKSKVLILRNHGLVSVGESVEEAFYYIHNLVVACEIQVRTLASAGGPDNLVLLDPGKYKAKSRSPGAPAGESTASPPKWLIGEQEFEALMRMLDNLGYRTGYPYRYPALREKSKKYSDVEVPASVTGYSFASDGDSGTCSPLRHSFQKQQREKTRWLNSGRGDDASEEGQNGSSPKSKTKVWTNITHDHVKPLLQSLSSGVCVPSCITNCLWTKEDGHRTSTSAVPNLFVPLNTNPKEVQEMRNKIREQNLQDIKTAGPQSQVLCGVVMDRSLVQGELVTASKAIIEKEYQPHVIVSTTGPNPFNTLTDRELEEYRREVERKHRGPPESLDETREQTDSPPEPLAAPCSPVKLEEDLQDAVFGDDSDAATFKPTLPDLSPDEPSEALGFPTLDKEEEEGLGEAHGPPSPTRSSTVASPEPASAPAAEEAPSPAAEGAAADPGSDGSPGKSPSKKKKKFRTPSFLKKSKKKSDC; this comes from the exons ATGAATGGTGACACTCAGGCTGCAGTGGTGACCTCACCACCCCCGACCACAGCCCCTCACAAAGAGAGGTACTTCGACAGGGTGGATGAGAATAATCCAGAATACCTGCGGGAGAGGAACATGGCACCTGACCTTCGCCAGGACTTCAACATGATGGAGCAAAAAAAGAGAGTGTCCATGATCCTGCAGAGTCCT GCTTTCTGTGAAGAGTTGGAATCAATGATACAGGAACAATTTAAGAAGGGGAAAAACCCCACCGGCCTGCTGGCATTACAGCAGATTGCAGATTTTATGACCACAAATGCTCCGAGTGTCTACCCGGCGGCCCCGCAAGGAGGAATGGCTGCCTTGAACATGA gtcTTGGTATGGTAACTCCTGTGAACGACCTTAGAGGATCTGATTCTATTGCCTATGACAAAGGGGAGAAGTTACTGCGGTGTAAATTGGCAGCATTTTACAGACTGGCAGATCTCTTTGGGTGGTCTCAGCTTATCTACAATCATATCACA ACCAGAGTGAGCTCCGAGCAGGAACACTTCCTCATTGTACCTTTTGGGCTTCTCTACAGTGAAGTGACTGCATCCAGTTTG gtGAAAATCAATCTGCAAGGAGATGTTGTAGACCGTGGGAGCACTAATCTAGGCGTCAATCAAGCTGGCTTCACGCTGCACTCCGCGATCTATGCTGCGCGGCCAGACGTGAAGTGTGTGGTCCATATTCACACGCCTGCAGGGGCCGCG GTCTCCGCGATGAAATGTGGGCTCCTGCCCATCTCCCCGGAGGCCCTTTCCCTTGGAGAAGTGGCTTATCATGATTACCATGGGATTTTGGTTGATGAAGAGGAAAAGGTTTTAATCCAGAAAAATTTGGGTCCTAAAAGCAAG GTCCTCATCCTCCGGAACCACGGGCTGGTGTCCGTCGGAGAGAGCGTCGAGGAGGCCTTCTACTACATCCACAACCTCGTGGTTGCATGTGAGATCCAG GTTCGAACTCTGGCCAGTGCAGGAGGGCCAGACAACTTAGTCCTCCTGGACCCGGGAAAATACAAAGCCAAGTCCCGCTCCCCGGGGGCCCCGGCAGGGGAGAGCACCGCCTCGCCGCCCAAGTGGCTGATCGGTGAGCAGGAGTTTGAAGCCCTCATGCGGATGCTCGACAACCTG GGTTACAGAACTGGCTACCCTTACCGCTACCCGGCTCTGAGAGAGAAGTCTAAGAAATACAGCGATGTGGAGGTTCCTGCTAGTGTCACAGGTTACTCCTTTGCTAGTGACGGGGATTCGGGCACTTGCTCTCCTCTCAGACACAGTTTTCAGAAGCAGCAACGAGAGAAGACAAGATGGCTGAACTCTGGCCGGGGTGACGATGCCTCTGAGGAAGGGCAGAACGGAAGCAGCCCCAAGTCGAAGACTAAGGTGTGGACGAACATTACACACGATCACGTGAAACCCTTGCTGCAGTCTCTCTCGTCCGGTGTCTGCGTGCCAAGCTGTATTACCAACTGCTTG TGGACTAAAGAGGATGGACATAGAACCTCCACCTCTGCCGTCCCTAACCTGTTTGTTCCATTGAACACAAACCCGAAAGAGGTCCAGGAGATGAGGAACAAG ATCCGAGAGCAGAACCTGCAGGACATTAAGACGGCCGGCCCCCAGTCGCAGGTGCTGTGTGGCGTGGTGATGGACAGGAGCCTCGTCCAG GGGGAGCTGGTGACAGCCTCCAAGGCCATCATTGAGAAGGAGTACCAGCCCCACGTCATCGTGAGCACCACAGGCCCCAACCCCTTCAACACGCTCACGGACCGCGAGCTGGAGGAGTACCGCAGGGAGGTGGAGCGCAAGCACAGGGGCCCCCCAG AGAGTCTGGACGAGACCAGAGAGCAGACAGACAGTCCTCCAGAGCCCCTtgctgccccctgctcccccgtCAAGCTGGAGGAAg ACCTGCAGGATGCTGTTTTCGGAGACGACAGTGATGCTGCCACCTTTAAGCCCACTCTCCCTGACCTGTCCCCTGATGAGCCTTCAGAAGCGCTTGGCTTCCCGACACTggacaaggaggaggaagaggggcttGGCGAAGCCCatggccctcccagccccaccaggTCCTCCACGGTGGCCAGTCCTGAGCCAGCCTCGGCCCCGGCGGCGGAAgaggccccctccccagctgctgagggggctgccgcAGACCCAGGCAGCGATGGGTCTCCCGGCAAGTCCCCctccaaaaagaagaagaagttccGCACCCCCTCCTTCCTGAAGAAGAGCAAGAAGAAGAGCGACTGCTGA
- the ADD1 gene encoding alpha-adducin isoform X7 gives MNGDTQAAVVTSPPPTTAPHKERYFDRVDENNPEYLRERNMAPDLRQDFNMMEQKKRVSMILQSPAFCEELESMIQEQFKKGKNPTGLLALQQIADFMTTNAPSVYPAAPQGGMAALNMSLGMVTPVNDLRGSDSIAYDKGEKLLRCKLAAFYRLADLFGWSQLIYNHITTRVSSEQEHFLIVPFGLLYSEVTASSLVKINLQGDVVDRGSTNLGVNQAGFTLHSAIYAARPDVKCVVHIHTPAGAAVSAMKCGLLPISPEALSLGEVAYHDYHGILVDEEEKVLIQKNLGPKSKVLILRNHGLVSVGESVEEAFYYIHNLVVACEIQVRTLASAGGPDNLVLLDPGKYKAKSRSPGAPAGESTASPPKWLIGEQEFEALMRMLDNLWTKEDGHRTSTSAVPNLFVPLNTNPKEVQEMRNKIREQNLQDIKTAGPQSQVLCGVVMDRSLVQDAPLSDCTETIEGLELTEQTFSPAKPLPFRKGELVTASKAIIEKEYQPHVIVSTTGPNPFNTLTDRELEEYRREVERKHRGPPESLDETREQTDSPPEPLAAPCSPVKLEEDLQDAVFGDDSDAATFKPTLPDLSPDEPSEALGFPTLDKEEEEGLGEAHGPPSPTRSSTVASPEPASAPAAEEAPSPAAEGAAADPGSDGSPGKSPSKKKKKFRTPSFLKKSKKKSDC, from the exons ATGAATGGTGACACTCAGGCTGCAGTGGTGACCTCACCACCCCCGACCACAGCCCCTCACAAAGAGAGGTACTTCGACAGGGTGGATGAGAATAATCCAGAATACCTGCGGGAGAGGAACATGGCACCTGACCTTCGCCAGGACTTCAACATGATGGAGCAAAAAAAGAGAGTGTCCATGATCCTGCAGAGTCCT GCTTTCTGTGAAGAGTTGGAATCAATGATACAGGAACAATTTAAGAAGGGGAAAAACCCCACCGGCCTGCTGGCATTACAGCAGATTGCAGATTTTATGACCACAAATGCTCCGAGTGTCTACCCGGCGGCCCCGCAAGGAGGAATGGCTGCCTTGAACATGA gtcTTGGTATGGTAACTCCTGTGAACGACCTTAGAGGATCTGATTCTATTGCCTATGACAAAGGGGAGAAGTTACTGCGGTGTAAATTGGCAGCATTTTACAGACTGGCAGATCTCTTTGGGTGGTCTCAGCTTATCTACAATCATATCACA ACCAGAGTGAGCTCCGAGCAGGAACACTTCCTCATTGTACCTTTTGGGCTTCTCTACAGTGAAGTGACTGCATCCAGTTTG gtGAAAATCAATCTGCAAGGAGATGTTGTAGACCGTGGGAGCACTAATCTAGGCGTCAATCAAGCTGGCTTCACGCTGCACTCCGCGATCTATGCTGCGCGGCCAGACGTGAAGTGTGTGGTCCATATTCACACGCCTGCAGGGGCCGCG GTCTCCGCGATGAAATGTGGGCTCCTGCCCATCTCCCCGGAGGCCCTTTCCCTTGGAGAAGTGGCTTATCATGATTACCATGGGATTTTGGTTGATGAAGAGGAAAAGGTTTTAATCCAGAAAAATTTGGGTCCTAAAAGCAAG GTCCTCATCCTCCGGAACCACGGGCTGGTGTCCGTCGGAGAGAGCGTCGAGGAGGCCTTCTACTACATCCACAACCTCGTGGTTGCATGTGAGATCCAG GTTCGAACTCTGGCCAGTGCAGGAGGGCCAGACAACTTAGTCCTCCTGGACCCGGGAAAATACAAAGCCAAGTCCCGCTCCCCGGGGGCCCCGGCAGGGGAGAGCACCGCCTCGCCGCCCAAGTGGCTGATCGGTGAGCAGGAGTTTGAAGCCCTCATGCGGATGCTCGACAACCTG TGGACTAAAGAGGATGGACATAGAACCTCCACCTCTGCCGTCCCTAACCTGTTTGTTCCATTGAACACAAACCCGAAAGAGGTCCAGGAGATGAGGAACAAG ATCCGAGAGCAGAACCTGCAGGACATTAAGACGGCCGGCCCCCAGTCGCAGGTGCTGTGTGGCGTGGTGATGGACAGGAGCCTCGTCCAG GACGCACCCCTGTCTGACTGCACGGAGACAATCGAAGGGCTCGAGCTCACAGAGCAGACCTTTAGTCCAGCTAAACCTCTCCCTTTTAGAAAG GGGGAGCTGGTGACAGCCTCCAAGGCCATCATTGAGAAGGAGTACCAGCCCCACGTCATCGTGAGCACCACAGGCCCCAACCCCTTCAACACGCTCACGGACCGCGAGCTGGAGGAGTACCGCAGGGAGGTGGAGCGCAAGCACAGGGGCCCCCCAG AGAGTCTGGACGAGACCAGAGAGCAGACAGACAGTCCTCCAGAGCCCCTtgctgccccctgctcccccgtCAAGCTGGAGGAAg ACCTGCAGGATGCTGTTTTCGGAGACGACAGTGATGCTGCCACCTTTAAGCCCACTCTCCCTGACCTGTCCCCTGATGAGCCTTCAGAAGCGCTTGGCTTCCCGACACTggacaaggaggaggaagaggggcttGGCGAAGCCCatggccctcccagccccaccaggTCCTCCACGGTGGCCAGTCCTGAGCCAGCCTCGGCCCCGGCGGCGGAAgaggccccctccccagctgctgagggggctgccgcAGACCCAGGCAGCGATGGGTCTCCCGGCAAGTCCCCctccaaaaagaagaagaagttccGCACCCCCTCCTTCCTGAAGAAGAGCAAGAAGAAGAGCGACTGCTGA
- the ADD1 gene encoding alpha-adducin isoform X1 has protein sequence MNGDTQAAVVTSPPPTTAPHKERYFDRVDENNPEYLRERNMAPDLRQDFNMMEQKKRVSMILQSPAFCEELESMIQEQFKKGKNPTGLLALQQIADFMTTNAPSVYPAAPQGGMAALNMSLGMVTPVNDLRGSDSIAYDKGEKLLRCKLAAFYRLADLFGWSQLIYNHITTRVSSEQEHFLIVPFGLLYSEVTASSLVKINLQGDVVDRGSTNLGVNQAGFTLHSAIYAARPDVKCVVHIHTPAGAAVSAMKCGLLPISPEALSLGEVAYHDYHGILVDEEEKVLIQKNLGPKSKVLILRNHGLVSVGESVEEAFYYIHNLVVACEIQVRTLASAGGPDNLVLLDPGKYKAKSRSPGAPAGESTASPPKWLIGEQEFEALMRMLDNLGYRTGYPYRYPALREKSKKYSDVEVPASVTGYSFASDGDSGTCSPLRHSFQKQQREKTRWLNSGRGDDASEEGQNGSSPKSKTKVWTNITHDHVKPLLQSLSSGVCVPSCITNCLWTKEDGHRTSTSAVPNLFVPLNTNPKEVQEMRNKIREQNLQDIKTAGPQSQVLCGVVMDRSLVQDAPLSDCTETIEGLELTEQTFSPAKPLPFRKGELVTASKAIIEKEYQPHVIVSTTGPNPFNTLTDRELEEYRREVERKHRGPPESLDETREQTDSPPEPLAAPCSPVKLEEDLQDAVFGDDSDAATFKPTLPDLSPDEPSEALGFPTLDKEEEEGLGEAHGPPSPTRSSTVASPEPASAPAAEEAPSPAAEGAAADPGSDGSPGKSPSKKKKKFRTPSFLKKSKKKSDC, from the exons ATGAATGGTGACACTCAGGCTGCAGTGGTGACCTCACCACCCCCGACCACAGCCCCTCACAAAGAGAGGTACTTCGACAGGGTGGATGAGAATAATCCAGAATACCTGCGGGAGAGGAACATGGCACCTGACCTTCGCCAGGACTTCAACATGATGGAGCAAAAAAAGAGAGTGTCCATGATCCTGCAGAGTCCT GCTTTCTGTGAAGAGTTGGAATCAATGATACAGGAACAATTTAAGAAGGGGAAAAACCCCACCGGCCTGCTGGCATTACAGCAGATTGCAGATTTTATGACCACAAATGCTCCGAGTGTCTACCCGGCGGCCCCGCAAGGAGGAATGGCTGCCTTGAACATGA gtcTTGGTATGGTAACTCCTGTGAACGACCTTAGAGGATCTGATTCTATTGCCTATGACAAAGGGGAGAAGTTACTGCGGTGTAAATTGGCAGCATTTTACAGACTGGCAGATCTCTTTGGGTGGTCTCAGCTTATCTACAATCATATCACA ACCAGAGTGAGCTCCGAGCAGGAACACTTCCTCATTGTACCTTTTGGGCTTCTCTACAGTGAAGTGACTGCATCCAGTTTG gtGAAAATCAATCTGCAAGGAGATGTTGTAGACCGTGGGAGCACTAATCTAGGCGTCAATCAAGCTGGCTTCACGCTGCACTCCGCGATCTATGCTGCGCGGCCAGACGTGAAGTGTGTGGTCCATATTCACACGCCTGCAGGGGCCGCG GTCTCCGCGATGAAATGTGGGCTCCTGCCCATCTCCCCGGAGGCCCTTTCCCTTGGAGAAGTGGCTTATCATGATTACCATGGGATTTTGGTTGATGAAGAGGAAAAGGTTTTAATCCAGAAAAATTTGGGTCCTAAAAGCAAG GTCCTCATCCTCCGGAACCACGGGCTGGTGTCCGTCGGAGAGAGCGTCGAGGAGGCCTTCTACTACATCCACAACCTCGTGGTTGCATGTGAGATCCAG GTTCGAACTCTGGCCAGTGCAGGAGGGCCAGACAACTTAGTCCTCCTGGACCCGGGAAAATACAAAGCCAAGTCCCGCTCCCCGGGGGCCCCGGCAGGGGAGAGCACCGCCTCGCCGCCCAAGTGGCTGATCGGTGAGCAGGAGTTTGAAGCCCTCATGCGGATGCTCGACAACCTG GGTTACAGAACTGGCTACCCTTACCGCTACCCGGCTCTGAGAGAGAAGTCTAAGAAATACAGCGATGTGGAGGTTCCTGCTAGTGTCACAGGTTACTCCTTTGCTAGTGACGGGGATTCGGGCACTTGCTCTCCTCTCAGACACAGTTTTCAGAAGCAGCAACGAGAGAAGACAAGATGGCTGAACTCTGGCCGGGGTGACGATGCCTCTGAGGAAGGGCAGAACGGAAGCAGCCCCAAGTCGAAGACTAAGGTGTGGACGAACATTACACACGATCACGTGAAACCCTTGCTGCAGTCTCTCTCGTCCGGTGTCTGCGTGCCAAGCTGTATTACCAACTGCTTG TGGACTAAAGAGGATGGACATAGAACCTCCACCTCTGCCGTCCCTAACCTGTTTGTTCCATTGAACACAAACCCGAAAGAGGTCCAGGAGATGAGGAACAAG ATCCGAGAGCAGAACCTGCAGGACATTAAGACGGCCGGCCCCCAGTCGCAGGTGCTGTGTGGCGTGGTGATGGACAGGAGCCTCGTCCAG GACGCACCCCTGTCTGACTGCACGGAGACAATCGAAGGGCTCGAGCTCACAGAGCAGACCTTTAGTCCAGCTAAACCTCTCCCTTTTAGAAAG GGGGAGCTGGTGACAGCCTCCAAGGCCATCATTGAGAAGGAGTACCAGCCCCACGTCATCGTGAGCACCACAGGCCCCAACCCCTTCAACACGCTCACGGACCGCGAGCTGGAGGAGTACCGCAGGGAGGTGGAGCGCAAGCACAGGGGCCCCCCAG AGAGTCTGGACGAGACCAGAGAGCAGACAGACAGTCCTCCAGAGCCCCTtgctgccccctgctcccccgtCAAGCTGGAGGAAg ACCTGCAGGATGCTGTTTTCGGAGACGACAGTGATGCTGCCACCTTTAAGCCCACTCTCCCTGACCTGTCCCCTGATGAGCCTTCAGAAGCGCTTGGCTTCCCGACACTggacaaggaggaggaagaggggcttGGCGAAGCCCatggccctcccagccccaccaggTCCTCCACGGTGGCCAGTCCTGAGCCAGCCTCGGCCCCGGCGGCGGAAgaggccccctccccagctgctgagggggctgccgcAGACCCAGGCAGCGATGGGTCTCCCGGCAAGTCCCCctccaaaaagaagaagaagttccGCACCCCCTCCTTCCTGAAGAAGAGCAAGAAGAAGAGCGACTGCTGA
- the ADD1 gene encoding alpha-adducin isoform X4 produces MNGDTQAAVVTSPPPTTAPHKERYFDRVDENNPEYLRERNMAPDLRQDFNMMEQKKRVSMILQSPAFCEELESMIQEQFKKGKNPTGLLALQQIADFMTTNAPSVYPAAPQGGMAALNMSLGMVTPVNDLRGSDSIAYDKGEKLLRCKLAAFYRLADLFGWSQLIYNHITTRVSSEQEHFLIVPFGLLYSEVTASSLVKINLQGDVVDRGSTNLGVNQAGFTLHSAIYAARPDVKCVVHIHTPAGAAVSAMKCGLLPISPEALSLGEVAYHDYHGILVDEEEKVLIQKNLGPKSKVLILRNHGLVSVGESVEEAFYYIHNLVVACEIQVRTLASAGGPDNLVLLDPGKYKAKSRSPGAPAGESTASPPKWLIGEQEFEALMRMLDNLGYRTGYPYRYPALREKSKKYSDVEVPASVTGYSFASDGDSGTCSPLRHSFQKQQREKTRWLNSGRGDDASEEGQNGSSPKSKTKWTKEDGHRTSTSAVPNLFVPLNTNPKEVQEMRNKIREQNLQDIKTAGPQSQVLCGVVMDRSLVQDAPLSDCTETIEGLELTEQTFSPAKPLPFRKGELVTASKAIIEKEYQPHVIVSTTGPNPFNTLTDRELEEYRREVERKHRGPPDLQDAVFGDDSDAATFKPTLPDLSPDEPSEALGFPTLDKEEEEGLGEAHGPPSPTRSSTVASPEPASAPAAEEAPSPAAEGAAADPGSDGSPGKSPSKKKKKFRTPSFLKKSKKKSDC; encoded by the exons ATGAATGGTGACACTCAGGCTGCAGTGGTGACCTCACCACCCCCGACCACAGCCCCTCACAAAGAGAGGTACTTCGACAGGGTGGATGAGAATAATCCAGAATACCTGCGGGAGAGGAACATGGCACCTGACCTTCGCCAGGACTTCAACATGATGGAGCAAAAAAAGAGAGTGTCCATGATCCTGCAGAGTCCT GCTTTCTGTGAAGAGTTGGAATCAATGATACAGGAACAATTTAAGAAGGGGAAAAACCCCACCGGCCTGCTGGCATTACAGCAGATTGCAGATTTTATGACCACAAATGCTCCGAGTGTCTACCCGGCGGCCCCGCAAGGAGGAATGGCTGCCTTGAACATGA gtcTTGGTATGGTAACTCCTGTGAACGACCTTAGAGGATCTGATTCTATTGCCTATGACAAAGGGGAGAAGTTACTGCGGTGTAAATTGGCAGCATTTTACAGACTGGCAGATCTCTTTGGGTGGTCTCAGCTTATCTACAATCATATCACA ACCAGAGTGAGCTCCGAGCAGGAACACTTCCTCATTGTACCTTTTGGGCTTCTCTACAGTGAAGTGACTGCATCCAGTTTG gtGAAAATCAATCTGCAAGGAGATGTTGTAGACCGTGGGAGCACTAATCTAGGCGTCAATCAAGCTGGCTTCACGCTGCACTCCGCGATCTATGCTGCGCGGCCAGACGTGAAGTGTGTGGTCCATATTCACACGCCTGCAGGGGCCGCG GTCTCCGCGATGAAATGTGGGCTCCTGCCCATCTCCCCGGAGGCCCTTTCCCTTGGAGAAGTGGCTTATCATGATTACCATGGGATTTTGGTTGATGAAGAGGAAAAGGTTTTAATCCAGAAAAATTTGGGTCCTAAAAGCAAG GTCCTCATCCTCCGGAACCACGGGCTGGTGTCCGTCGGAGAGAGCGTCGAGGAGGCCTTCTACTACATCCACAACCTCGTGGTTGCATGTGAGATCCAG GTTCGAACTCTGGCCAGTGCAGGAGGGCCAGACAACTTAGTCCTCCTGGACCCGGGAAAATACAAAGCCAAGTCCCGCTCCCCGGGGGCCCCGGCAGGGGAGAGCACCGCCTCGCCGCCCAAGTGGCTGATCGGTGAGCAGGAGTTTGAAGCCCTCATGCGGATGCTCGACAACCTG GGTTACAGAACTGGCTACCCTTACCGCTACCCGGCTCTGAGAGAGAAGTCTAAGAAATACAGCGATGTGGAGGTTCCTGCTAGTGTCACAGGTTACTCCTTTGCTAGTGACGGGGATTCGGGCACTTGCTCTCCTCTCAGACACAGTTTTCAGAAGCAGCAACGAGAGAAGACAAGATGGCTGAACTCTGGCCGGGGTGACGATGCCTCTGAGGAAGGGCAGAACGGAAGCAGCCCCAAGTCGAAGACTAAG TGGACTAAAGAGGATGGACATAGAACCTCCACCTCTGCCGTCCCTAACCTGTTTGTTCCATTGAACACAAACCCGAAAGAGGTCCAGGAGATGAGGAACAAG ATCCGAGAGCAGAACCTGCAGGACATTAAGACGGCCGGCCCCCAGTCGCAGGTGCTGTGTGGCGTGGTGATGGACAGGAGCCTCGTCCAG GACGCACCCCTGTCTGACTGCACGGAGACAATCGAAGGGCTCGAGCTCACAGAGCAGACCTTTAGTCCAGCTAAACCTCTCCCTTTTAGAAAG GGGGAGCTGGTGACAGCCTCCAAGGCCATCATTGAGAAGGAGTACCAGCCCCACGTCATCGTGAGCACCACAGGCCCCAACCCCTTCAACACGCTCACGGACCGCGAGCTGGAGGAGTACCGCAGGGAGGTGGAGCGCAAGCACAGGGGCCCCCCAG ACCTGCAGGATGCTGTTTTCGGAGACGACAGTGATGCTGCCACCTTTAAGCCCACTCTCCCTGACCTGTCCCCTGATGAGCCTTCAGAAGCGCTTGGCTTCCCGACACTggacaaggaggaggaagaggggcttGGCGAAGCCCatggccctcccagccccaccaggTCCTCCACGGTGGCCAGTCCTGAGCCAGCCTCGGCCCCGGCGGCGGAAgaggccccctccccagctgctgagggggctgccgcAGACCCAGGCAGCGATGGGTCTCCCGGCAAGTCCCCctccaaaaagaagaagaagttccGCACCCCCTCCTTCCTGAAGAAGAGCAAGAAGAAGAGCGACTGCTGA